In a single window of the Dreissena polymorpha isolate Duluth1 chromosome 3, UMN_Dpol_1.0, whole genome shotgun sequence genome:
- the LOC127874007 gene encoding IgGFc-binding protein-like isoform X1, whose amino-acid sequence MFPFACIRTSNRRYINNQQTSRTPLTAQGFGRQCKNSSSTPRMSSLLLVVTIVLMITPASWANSSGREFMFGIPETYDSSPDYIKLFIASKYVSKVYITAPGISFNQTITTLANTSTAVTIPISIVARTIGLSNKAVYIESDQTISVYVMVRDENTSDGFLLLPISADSRDYFVASYEPVEHASEFIITAYEDKTLIDVQLKTSAGPVTIGGQSYSSGQNVSFVMSRMQTYFVKHEHDLTGTHITSSRPVSVVSGNKCANVPHDKGACDYLAEQLLPVAFWQREYVCAKLKTRGNNRLRILASVDGTTVNIGGTHIKLNKGEFYEYVNSSDVATSVKSNFPVLVLQFSEGTLVDSVLGDPSMITIPSTNSQESEYFYETPFSIDNHYVSITIHTDQAKGLRIDGSAISRSDELKTTINTIEFSIIRLSVNPGKHHLFHVDQSVTFGVIVYGFKKDESYGFPLGLSTNDDHSLSELFNSSCSSTSWHIDIDMDKLRHRNPGSVATDIYFGVNSCTGHKIGNHLIFDYDIETCLTSTQTNGSEIVYTNQLVYAYHDPNHNFIIHSINWTQGISCHIQWNESDHSYVTYNQPTGGNNGSTNSTTSIQTQFFIDPNFQQEITGNPLNATTGAKVFVKTFVQNVDWTVKMKLHSCYAEPNQNGHGARYFLINNGCEMDANTHFLSQTDHETRFEFQAFPMTGPDQRLYIKCDATLCDTADVMSSHRCDQRPNCA is encoded by the exons ATGTTCCCTTTTGCATGTATACGTACTTCTAATCGACGGTATATAAATAATCAACAAACATCTAGGACCCCACTGACAGCGCAAGGTTTTGGAAGGCAGTGCAAAAACTCTAGTTCTACGCCCAGAATGTCATCCCTGTTACTTGTTGTG ACGATTGTTCTAATGATAACACCGGCCTCATGGGCAA ATTCATCTGGTCGTGAATTCATGTTCGGAATCCCAGAAACATATGATAGCTCGCCCGATTATATCAAGTTGTTCATTGCAAGCAAGTATGTCTCCAAAGTCTACATCACAGCGCCCGGAATCAGTTTCAACCAAACTATAACAACACTTGCTAACACGTCCACCGCAGTAACTATTCCCATCAGCATTGTAGCTAGAACTATTGGTTTGTCCAACAAAGCTGTGTACATTGAGTCGGATCAAACCATATCCGTCTACGTCATGGTTAGGGATGAGAATACCTCAGACGGTTTCCTTCTTTTACCAATCTCTGCAGACTCACGCGATTATTTTGTGGCATCATACGAACCAGTTGAGCATGCAAGTGAATTCATAATAACTGCATATGAAGACAAAACATTGATTGACGTTCAACTGAAAACATCTGCTGGACCTGTCACTATCGGAGGACAAAGCTACAGCAGCGGACAAAATGTTTCATTTGTAATGAGTAGAATGCAAACGTACTTTGTTAAACACGAACATGACTTGACAGGTACGCATATTACTAGTTCAAGACCTGTTTCGGTTGTATCTggtaataaatgtgcaaacgTTCCTCACGATAAAGGTGCCTGTGATTATTTAGCAGAGCAATTGCTACCAGTAGCTTTCTGGCAACGTGAATATGTGTGTGCCAAACTGAAAACTAGAGGAAACAACAGACTGCGCATTTTAGCGTCTGTCGATGGAACAACTGTAAATATTGGAGGAACccacataaaattaaataaaggggaATTTTATGAATATGTAAATTCAAGTGACGTTGCCACATCAGTTAAATCAAATTTTCCAGTTTTAGTGTTACAATTTTCCGAAGGGACGCTCGTTGATTCCGTATTAGGAGATCCCAGCATGATAACGATTCCTTCTACAAACAGTCAAGAATCagaatatttctatgaaactccATTTTCTATTGATAACCACTACGTATCAATAACAATTCATACAGACCAGGCAAAAGGATTGCGTATTGATGGTTCAGCCATTAGCCGTTCCGATGaactcaaaacaacaataaacactaTTGAG TTCAGTATCATACGACTGTCTGTTAACCCGGGGAAGCACCATCTATTCCATGTGGACCAAAGCGTCACTTTTGGTGTGATCGTTTACGGGTTTAAGAAAGACGAATCATACGGGTTTCCGCTTGGACTATCCACAAATG ACGACCACTCACTTTCGGAACTGTTCAATTCATCGTGCTCATCCACCTCATGGCATATTGACATCGACATGGATAAATTGAGACACAG AAACCCAGGGTCGGTTGCAACGGACATATATTTTGGCGTAAACTCATGTACTGGACATAAGATTGGCAACCACTTAATCTTCGATTATGACATCGAAACCTGCTTGACAAGCACCCAG ACAAATGGCAGCGAGATTGTTTACACAAACCAATTGGTTTACGCCTACCATGACCCGAACCACAATTTCATCATACATAGCATCAACTGGACGCAGGGCATAAGCTGTCACATTCAGTGGAATGAATCCGATCACAGTTATGTGACCTACAACCAACCAACAGGCGGCAATAATGGCTCAACAAATTCGACCACATCAATCCAGACGCAGTTTTTCATCGATCCTAATTTTCAACag GAAATAACTGGAAATCCACTAAATGCGACCACAGGCGCTAAAGTGTTCGTCAAGACTTTTGTTCAAAACGTTGATTGGACGGTGAAAATGAAGCTGCATTCTTGTTATGCGGAACCGAACCAAAACGGTCATGGTGCGAGATACTTCCTTATCAATAACGG TTGCGAAATGGACGCCAACACCCACTTCCTGTCACAGACGGACCACGAGACACGTTTCGAGTTCCAAGCGTTCCCGATGACCGGACCTGACCAGAGACTCTACATCAAGTGTGATGCAACTCTGTGTGACACTGCAGACGTGATGTCATCACATCGGTGTGACCAGAGACCGAACTGCGCATAA
- the LOC127874007 gene encoding IgGFc-binding protein-like isoform X2 yields the protein MFGIPETYDSSPDYIKLFIASKYVSKVYITAPGISFNQTITTLANTSTAVTIPISIVARTIGLSNKAVYIESDQTISVYVMVRDENTSDGFLLLPISADSRDYFVASYEPVEHASEFIITAYEDKTLIDVQLKTSAGPVTIGGQSYSSGQNVSFVMSRMQTYFVKHEHDLTGTHITSSRPVSVVSGNKCANVPHDKGACDYLAEQLLPVAFWQREYVCAKLKTRGNNRLRILASVDGTTVNIGGTHIKLNKGEFYEYVNSSDVATSVKSNFPVLVLQFSEGTLVDSVLGDPSMITIPSTNSQESEYFYETPFSIDNHYVSITIHTDQAKGLRIDGSAISRSDELKTTINTIEFSIIRLSVNPGKHHLFHVDQSVTFGVIVYGFKKDESYGFPLGLSTNDDHSLSELFNSSCSSTSWHIDIDMDKLRHRNPGSVATDIYFGVNSCTGHKIGNHLIFDYDIETCLTSTQTNGSEIVYTNQLVYAYHDPNHNFIIHSINWTQGISCHIQWNESDHSYVTYNQPTGGNNGSTNSTTSIQTQFFIDPNFQQEITGNPLNATTGAKVFVKTFVQNVDWTVKMKLHSCYAEPNQNGHGARYFLINNGCEMDANTHFLSQTDHETRFEFQAFPMTGPDQRLYIKCDATLCDTADVMSSHRCDQRPNCA from the exons ATGTTCGGAATCCCAGAAACATATGATAGCTCGCCCGATTATATCAAGTTGTTCATTGCAAGCAAGTATGTCTCCAAAGTCTACATCACAGCGCCCGGAATCAGTTTCAACCAAACTATAACAACACTTGCTAACACGTCCACCGCAGTAACTATTCCCATCAGCATTGTAGCTAGAACTATTGGTTTGTCCAACAAAGCTGTGTACATTGAGTCGGATCAAACCATATCCGTCTACGTCATGGTTAGGGATGAGAATACCTCAGACGGTTTCCTTCTTTTACCAATCTCTGCAGACTCACGCGATTATTTTGTGGCATCATACGAACCAGTTGAGCATGCAAGTGAATTCATAATAACTGCATATGAAGACAAAACATTGATTGACGTTCAACTGAAAACATCTGCTGGACCTGTCACTATCGGAGGACAAAGCTACAGCAGCGGACAAAATGTTTCATTTGTAATGAGTAGAATGCAAACGTACTTTGTTAAACACGAACATGACTTGACAGGTACGCATATTACTAGTTCAAGACCTGTTTCGGTTGTATCTggtaataaatgtgcaaacgTTCCTCACGATAAAGGTGCCTGTGATTATTTAGCAGAGCAATTGCTACCAGTAGCTTTCTGGCAACGTGAATATGTGTGTGCCAAACTGAAAACTAGAGGAAACAACAGACTGCGCATTTTAGCGTCTGTCGATGGAACAACTGTAAATATTGGAGGAACccacataaaattaaataaaggggaATTTTATGAATATGTAAATTCAAGTGACGTTGCCACATCAGTTAAATCAAATTTTCCAGTTTTAGTGTTACAATTTTCCGAAGGGACGCTCGTTGATTCCGTATTAGGAGATCCCAGCATGATAACGATTCCTTCTACAAACAGTCAAGAATCagaatatttctatgaaactccATTTTCTATTGATAACCACTACGTATCAATAACAATTCATACAGACCAGGCAAAAGGATTGCGTATTGATGGTTCAGCCATTAGCCGTTCCGATGaactcaaaacaacaataaacactaTTGAG TTCAGTATCATACGACTGTCTGTTAACCCGGGGAAGCACCATCTATTCCATGTGGACCAAAGCGTCACTTTTGGTGTGATCGTTTACGGGTTTAAGAAAGACGAATCATACGGGTTTCCGCTTGGACTATCCACAAATG ACGACCACTCACTTTCGGAACTGTTCAATTCATCGTGCTCATCCACCTCATGGCATATTGACATCGACATGGATAAATTGAGACACAG AAACCCAGGGTCGGTTGCAACGGACATATATTTTGGCGTAAACTCATGTACTGGACATAAGATTGGCAACCACTTAATCTTCGATTATGACATCGAAACCTGCTTGACAAGCACCCAG ACAAATGGCAGCGAGATTGTTTACACAAACCAATTGGTTTACGCCTACCATGACCCGAACCACAATTTCATCATACATAGCATCAACTGGACGCAGGGCATAAGCTGTCACATTCAGTGGAATGAATCCGATCACAGTTATGTGACCTACAACCAACCAACAGGCGGCAATAATGGCTCAACAAATTCGACCACATCAATCCAGACGCAGTTTTTCATCGATCCTAATTTTCAACag GAAATAACTGGAAATCCACTAAATGCGACCACAGGCGCTAAAGTGTTCGTCAAGACTTTTGTTCAAAACGTTGATTGGACGGTGAAAATGAAGCTGCATTCTTGTTATGCGGAACCGAACCAAAACGGTCATGGTGCGAGATACTTCCTTATCAATAACGG TTGCGAAATGGACGCCAACACCCACTTCCTGTCACAGACGGACCACGAGACACGTTTCGAGTTCCAAGCGTTCCCGATGACCGGACCTGACCAGAGACTCTACATCAAGTGTGATGCAACTCTGTGTGACACTGCAGACGTGATGTCATCACATCGGTGTGACCAGAGACCGAACTGCGCATAA